From a single Methanothermobacter sp. genomic region:
- a CDS encoding GXGXG domain-containing protein: MREAVVDAESKTPREVNRAIKGLAKDHDRIVVKNPNAMHYIGAGLTEDVELIIDGSAGYFAATMIHGPRVKINGNAGWFPADNMTEGEVIIEGSAGDGVGQGIYGGTVVVRKDAGSRTGEIMKNGTIIIGGNSGFMTGLFMMGGRIIILGDLAEDAGESIIRGTIYVGGEIKSLGKNAKVEDITPEEEEELRDVLSEYGFELEDDGYRSFRKIVPRSKRPFYGEESEEG, encoded by the coding sequence ATGAGGGAAGCTGTAGTTGATGCAGAATCAAAAACCCCCAGGGAGGTTAACAGGGCCATAAAGGGTCTGGCAAAGGACCATGACAGGATAGTGGTTAAAAACCCCAACGCCATGCACTACATCGGCGCGGGCCTCACAGAGGATGTGGAGCTCATAATAGATGGTTCAGCCGGATACTTCGCCGCGACAATGATACACGGCCCAAGGGTTAAGATAAATGGTAACGCGGGATGGTTCCCTGCAGACAACATGACAGAAGGTGAGGTTATAATAGAGGGATCCGCTGGAGACGGAGTCGGACAGGGAATCTACGGCGGAACAGTCGTTGTAAGGAAGGACGCAGGATCAAGAACAGGAGAGATAATGAAGAACGGGACCATCATAATAGGTGGGAACTCAGGTTTCATGACGGGTCTCTTCATGATGGGCGGTCGCATAATAATCCTGGGGGACCTTGCAGAGGATGCAGGGGAGTCCATCATAAGGGGAACGATATACGTAGGTGGAGAAATAAAAAGCCTTGGAAAGAACGCAAAGGTTGAGGACATAACCCCTGAGGAGGAAGAGGAACTCAGAGATGTCCTATCAGAATACGGATTTGAACTTGAAGATGATGGATACCGTTCCTTCAGAAAGATTGTCCCAAGAAGCAAAAGGCCATTCTATGGCGAAGAATCGGAGGAAGGATAA
- a CDS encoding Coenzyme F420 hydrogenase/dehydrogenase, beta subunit C-terminal domain, whose amino-acid sequence MSRYAMVGTPCQITAATLMKEYNGEFPVELRIGLFCMENFSYTYLKELAEEEGVDLRDVSECRIEKGRLWFHLNDGSTVSIPLERARSAMRKNCSVCMDFTSEQSDVSVGSVGSPEGWSTLIIRTERGKELVEGARKAGYIEAAPITGKGLKLLEKLASGKKEENLGEIQRRESVARPVLYWRVMPVDLYLEEIKDYQFDDLKSDVIDVGACVLCGACEASCPEGIVRIEDRKPEVKGACPEGCNACYVACPRTYVPDSIISHESAAEPLGEYTEILSARAPMFRGQDGGVVTALLTYALREGIVDGALVVDRDPAMPWKPVPVLAEDPEDVVRAAGTKYSACPILKVLKE is encoded by the coding sequence ATGAGCAGATATGCAATGGTCGGAACACCCTGCCAGATAACAGCAGCCACACTGATGAAAGAATATAACGGGGAATTCCCTGTTGAACTCAGAATTGGGCTCTTCTGCATGGAGAACTTCTCCTACACCTACCTGAAGGAACTTGCAGAGGAGGAGGGTGTTGATCTCAGAGATGTTTCAGAGTGCAGGATAGAGAAGGGCAGGCTCTGGTTCCACCTCAACGATGGAAGCACAGTATCCATCCCACTTGAAAGGGCCAGGTCTGCAATGAGAAAGAACTGCTCTGTGTGCATGGACTTCACATCAGAACAGTCAGACGTTTCAGTGGGATCTGTGGGCTCACCTGAGGGATGGTCAACACTCATAATAAGGACAGAAAGAGGTAAGGAGCTGGTTGAGGGAGCCAGAAAGGCAGGATACATTGAAGCAGCACCCATAACCGGGAAGGGACTCAAACTTCTTGAAAAACTTGCATCAGGTAAAAAGGAGGAAAACCTTGGGGAGATACAGAGAAGGGAATCAGTTGCAAGGCCAGTCCTCTACTGGAGGGTGATGCCCGTGGACCTCTACCTTGAGGAAATTAAGGACTACCAGTTCGATGACCTTAAGTCTGACGTCATCGATGTTGGTGCATGCGTGCTCTGCGGGGCCTGCGAGGCGTCATGTCCAGAGGGTATTGTGAGGATAGAAGACAGAAAACCCGAGGTTAAAGGTGCATGTCCCGAGGGCTGCAACGCATGCTATGTGGCATGTCCAAGGACCTACGTACCCGACAGTATAATAAGCCATGAGTCCGCGGCCGAACCCCTGGGGGAGTACACTGAGATACTATCTGCAAGGGCCCCAATGTTCAGGGGCCAGGATGGTGGGGTTGTGACCGCACTCCTGACCTACGCCCTCAGGGAGGGAATTGTGGACGGGGCACTGGTGGTTGACAGGGACCCTGCAATGCCATGGAAACCCGTACCTGTTCTGGCAGAGGATCCAGAGGATGTTGTGAGGGCTGCAGGTACCAAGTACTCTGCATGTCCTATATTGAAGGTATTAAAGGAATAA